One Pantoea trifolii DNA segment encodes these proteins:
- the pepD gene encoding beta-Ala-His dipeptidase: MSELSQLSPQPLWDIFAKICSIPHPSYHEEALAEYVVGWAKEQGFWVERDQVGNILIRKPATAGMEKRTPVALQAHLDMVPQKNNDTVHDFTKDPIQPYVDGEWVKARGTTLGADNGIGMASALAVLADNSLIHGPIEVLLTMTEESGMDGAFGLQPNWLQADILINTDSEEEGEIYMGCAGGIDFITTLPLTREAIPAGYETLKLTLKGLKGGHSGADIHHGLGNANKLLARFLALHARELDVRLIEFTGGTLRNAIPREAFATLAIDSHKVDELKSAAAHFQATLLNELGVKEKNIAVVAESLAHQGQALNADSRDRFLNLLNATPNGVIRNSDVAKGVVETSLNVGVVTMDQSNAEIICLIRSLIDTGKDWVVEVLTSLADLAGAKSAPKGGYPGWQPDADSPVMALTRKTYEALFGKTPNIQVIHAGLECGLFKKPYPNMDMVSIGPTITGPHSPDEQVHIESVGLYWKLLTALLSVVPEKA, translated from the coding sequence GTGTCTGAATTGTCGCAACTTTCACCCCAACCGCTGTGGGATATTTTTGCCAAAATCTGTTCCATTCCGCACCCTTCTTACCACGAAGAAGCACTGGCCGAATACGTTGTCGGCTGGGCAAAAGAGCAAGGTTTTTGGGTTGAGCGCGATCAGGTTGGCAACATCCTGATTCGTAAACCCGCGACCGCCGGTATGGAAAAACGCACGCCGGTGGCGCTGCAGGCGCACCTTGATATGGTGCCGCAGAAGAACAATGACACGGTGCACGACTTCACCAAAGATCCGATTCAGCCGTACGTTGATGGCGAATGGGTGAAAGCGCGCGGCACCACGCTGGGCGCGGATAACGGCATTGGTATGGCGTCTGCGCTGGCGGTGCTGGCTGATAACAGCCTGATCCACGGCCCGATTGAAGTGCTGCTGACCATGACCGAAGAATCGGGTATGGATGGCGCCTTTGGTTTACAGCCGAACTGGCTGCAGGCCGACATTCTGATCAACACCGATTCGGAAGAGGAAGGTGAGATCTACATGGGTTGCGCCGGTGGTATCGACTTCATCACCACCTTGCCGCTGACGCGTGAAGCGATTCCTGCGGGCTATGAAACCCTGAAGCTGACGCTGAAAGGCCTGAAAGGCGGTCACTCCGGTGCCGACATTCATCATGGTCTCGGCAACGCCAACAAACTGCTGGCACGCTTCCTGGCGCTGCACGCGCGTGAACTCGATGTGCGTCTGATCGAATTCACCGGCGGTACGCTGCGTAACGCCATCCCGCGTGAAGCTTTCGCTACGCTGGCGATCGACAGCCATAAAGTTGACGAACTGAAATCGGCTGCGGCCCATTTCCAGGCAACGCTGCTGAACGAACTGGGCGTGAAAGAGAAGAACATCGCCGTCGTCGCTGAGTCGCTGGCGCATCAAGGCCAGGCGCTGAACGCTGACAGCCGCGATCGTTTCCTCAACCTGCTCAACGCCACACCAAACGGCGTAATCCGTAACTCCGACGTAGCGAAAGGCGTGGTGGAAACCTCGCTCAACGTTGGCGTGGTGACTATGGATCAGAGCAATGCCGAAATCATCTGCCTGATTCGTTCACTGATCGATACCGGCAAAGATTGGGTGGTTGAAGTGCTGACCTCGCTGGCCGATCTGGCCGGGGCGAAAAGCGCACCTAAAGGCGGTTATCCGGGCTGGCAGCCTGATGCCGATTCACCGGTAATGGCGCTGACGCGTAAAACCTACGAAGCGCTGTTTGGCAAAACGCCCAACATTCAGGTGATTCACGCCGGTCTGGAGTGCGGTCTGTTCAAGAAGCCGTATCCGAACATGGATATGGTTTCGATTGGCCCAACCATCACCGGCCCGCATTCGCCGGATGAACAGGTTCACATCGAAAGCGTGGGTCTGTACTGGAAACTGCTGACCGCGCTGCTCAGCGTGGTGCCAGAAAAAGCGTAA